TTCAGGATCACGGTCGGAACCCAGTTTCATTTTCAGCACCGTGTAGCCCTCATCGACGGCATCGCGCGCGTTGTCGGCCATCGTCTGTGGATCGTCGAGACCGACAGTGAACGAGGAGGTGATCGACCGAGATGGATCGAGACCGAAAAGCCGATACAACGGGAGATCGAGTCGTTTCCCGACGAGATCGTGAACCGCGATGGAAACCGCAGCTTTCGCTGCGGCGTTGCCCCTAACGCGGTCGTCCATCTCTCGCGTGATCGCGGTCCGGTTCAGCGGATCTCCGACCGTTTCGAGGGCATCGAACAGATCGGGCAGCACTGATTCCACGGTGGCTGGCGTTTCGCCGTAGTAGGGATCCGGTGCTGCCGCGCCGATGCCTGTTCGTTCGCCGTCGTCGATCCGAACGACGACGTTCTCAGTCGTTTCGGTCGTTCCCCGTGAGATGGTAAACGGCTGGTCGAGGGGCAACGAAACGCGTTCGAAGGAGGCTTCAAGATCGACGCTCTGCGTCATGGTCGTTCCTCGATGGCCGTTACGACCTCTTCGATCCCGAACCGGATGGGATCGGTCGCAGGTGCGTCGATGGCGTTTCCGTAGGTTTCGAGGGCTTTCCGTGCGTCCGCCGTGTTGAGTGCTGCCGTGTTGAGCGCGCCACCGACGACCGAACACGGGGTGAGTGCCCCCGAGAGCGATTGGTACAGATCGGCGATCTCTGATACTGGAGGAAGAGAGAACGATTCGTATCCGTGAACGACGTCTCGACCAGCCTCGTGACAGAGAACAAGGGCATCTGCCATCGTGCCGTGGAGGATGCTGCTCGTTACCCCCGAATACGCGGGATGAACGATCGAGCCTTGTCCCTCGACGAAGAGATAGTCGTGATGCTCCCGCTCGAGTAACATTCGCTCCAGTGCTCCTGCCGCGAAATCGCTCACGACGCGGTCGATGACGATGCCGTCGCCGTCGAGCATCACGCCCGTCTGGCCGGTCGGAACCATTCCCGCGTCGAGTCCCCGGTCGCGGGCGGCCTCGACCAACTCCATCGTCGTGGTCATCTTTCCGACCGAACAGTCCGTCCCGACGGTGAGCACCACCGTCGCGTCGATGTCACGAGCCACGCCGTCGCTCACCGTGAGATCCTCCGGTGGGCGACGAACGTCCCAGATCCGACAGTCGTGTGTCGCTGCGAACTGTGCGAACTCCTCGTCGTCTCTGAGATACTGATGCAGGCCGGACCACACGTCACTTCCGCGGGCGAGCGCACCAGCGATGTCCGAACGCCACGTTTCGTCGAACGTTCCACCGATCGGTGCGATCCCAACGACGAGGACGTCCATCTCCGGGACTGCCTCGATGGTGTCGACGATCGGTGCGTCCTGTACGTCCGTCAGATGGTCGCTTACCCGGCTACCGGCTGTCTCACGATCGATGACAGCGACGATGTCGTGGTCGCCGTACCGTAACAATCCTTGGGCGGTTTTGGCCCCCGATGGAAACCGACCGTGGGCCAGTAACGCGAGTCGCATACATCCCACTTGCAGTGAACGTAGTTAACTGGCCCGACGTCGGGTAGGCCGACTGAGCCGTCAGATACCAGCCGCGACCCCCATCTCGACGAGCTGTGTAGCGCGGTCGGCTTTCGCCAAGAGGACTTCCCGAAGCGTCGGTGGCGTATCCAGCCGCTCGGGAAGCATCGGCTCGGGAACGGCCAACGTCCGACCCGGCACCCCAGCGTCCCCGTGAACCGCGAGGTGACGGCTCCCGAGCTTCATAACTAGTGGATTGTCGAGGCGCTCGATTCCCGCACCGGTGGCGTACAGCTGCTCGTTGACTGCCTCGTGTTGCTCGTCGTGCATCACCGGCCGGTCGCCTTGGTGTGGCTCTATGTACAACCGGCCGAGATAGTACGCCCGTGAGAACGGTTCGAACATTCTTTCCACAGGTGTTTGTTAGCTATTCACATGAATAAGGGTTTGGCAGTAGATTTATATTGGCGTGCAATCAGATCTGATCGTGGCGACGTGTGGTGAAGTCGACACCGCTTTATTCTGGGAGTGAAGGAAGTCGGTCATGATCCCAAAGCGGTGGGCACAGTATTATCTGGGCAACGGACCGAGTCTCGTCTGGCTGTTGCTGGCGAACGTGGTGGGTGTGCTCGTCGGCGTTCGGTACTACGTCGAGACGATGCCCGCTGTCTCGACGTTTGCATGGCCGTTGTATGCGGATTCACCGACTGCCGTGTTGCTCGCAGCGTTGTCGATAACGACGTTGTTACCGAATCTCGGTCGTCGGATCGATGACGCACCGATGAACCGTCCGCTCGCGTATCTCCACACGCTTGCGTTCGTGTGGCTCGTGAAGTACGGTCTCTGGACGGTGCTCGTGCTTAATCTCGAGTTTTCCTCGTACTATCCCGATCTATGGGCGTACTTCGGCATTATCATCACCCATCTGTTGTTCGTCGTGGAGGCGTTCCTCATTCCTCAGTACGGAGCCACGACGCGAGGGGCACTCGTGGTTGCCCTTGGCGCGCTGTTATGCAATGATTTCGTCGATTATTGGCTCGCCGATGTCGGTGTGTGTCTGCTCGGTCAGCCGTTGGGTCGGTGTGATCTATACCCACCTTTGCGCGCTGACCCTGGTGTGATTATTCCTCTCCTAACCGTTGTGCTCTCAGTCTGTTCAGTCACGCTCGCAGCCCGATCGTTCGAACGGTTTGAACCCGGTGAATAGTTTCTACCGCGGCTATCACGGATCGTTTAGGCCATAAACAGTCCGAACGGACAGCTGTCCTTTTATGTATGGGCAAAGTGGAACAGCTAAATGGATCGTCACCTCACACTCGTGCTCTTAACTGCCGTAATGCTTGCTGTCGGTGTGATGCCAGGGACGGCCACAAACGGCAGCGCACAGATGGAGGACGACGACCCGATGGGTCACTCGGTGTCGTCATTCATGCAGGTCAGCGCTGT
The sequence above is drawn from the Halocatena salina genome and encodes:
- a CDS encoding DUF5802 family protein; protein product: MFEPFSRAYYLGRLYIEPHQGDRPVMHDEQHEAVNEQLYATGAGIERLDNPLVMKLGSRHLAVHGDAGVPGRTLAVPEPMLPERLDTPPTLREVLLAKADRATQLVEMGVAAGI
- a CDS encoding DUF1611 domain-containing protein, giving the protein MRLALLAHGRFPSGAKTAQGLLRYGDHDIVAVIDRETAGSRVSDHLTDVQDAPIVDTIEAVPEMDVLVVGIAPIGGTFDETWRSDIAGALARGSDVWSGLHQYLRDDEEFAQFAATHDCRIWDVRRPPEDLTVSDGVARDIDATVVLTVGTDCSVGKMTTTMELVEAARDRGLDAGMVPTGQTGVMLDGDGIVIDRVVSDFAAGALERMLLEREHHDYLFVEGQGSIVHPAYSGVTSSILHGTMADALVLCHEAGRDVVHGYESFSLPPVSEIADLYQSLSGALTPCSVVGGALNTAALNTADARKALETYGNAIDAPATDPIRFGIEEVVTAIEERP
- a CDS encoding DUF1405 domain-containing protein, giving the protein MIPKRWAQYYLGNGPSLVWLLLANVVGVLVGVRYYVETMPAVSTFAWPLYADSPTAVLLAALSITTLLPNLGRRIDDAPMNRPLAYLHTLAFVWLVKYGLWTVLVLNLEFSSYYPDLWAYFGIIITHLLFVVEAFLIPQYGATTRGALVVALGALLCNDFVDYWLADVGVCLLGQPLGRCDLYPPLRADPGVIIPLLTVVLSVCSVTLAARSFERFEPGE